The DNA window ATGATCCTCGTGAAGCTGCCTCTCCCGTATCTTCGCAAGTTTCAAATCCCCCACGATCTCGGACTTATACTTACCGTTGAGCCGGTAGCGGACGCCCCACGCCTCCCGCTCCTCGCCATTCGTGGTCCACTTTCTGCAATATAGTTTGACTGTAAACTCTGCCATTACGCCCTCCCTTTTTCTTAAGCCAGTCCTGGGCCGCCTCTATCATGGCCTCGCGGAGCGTCTTGCCGGCCCACTCCCTACACTCCGTCTCCTGTTCAGGAGTTATACAAGAACGCTCTTGTATTGTCAAGAGGATTTTGCAAAGGCGCTCTCGGAGGTGTATTATCTATGGCATATGGCCAAGAGAAAGAATCCCCATGCTGTAGCCCTTGGTCGCAGAGGCGGCAGGAAGGGTGGCAAGGCCCGATGGGAGGGTGTGTCCTCGGAGGAGCGCAGCAAGATTCTCCGTAGGGCTGCCCTGGCGCGGTGGAGGAAGAAGAAGTGAACAAAGGCGACAAAAGGACCTTTCTCTGTGCTGGCTGTGGAGTCCTTAGCCTCCATATTGCGCATACGGTTGGAGAGGGTCCGCACGAGATAGTAGTCATTCGAGGCAGACCGCCAGGGGTAAAGAGGCCATATGGAGAAAATGTTAAGCTGTTTCATGTAGTCTACAAATGCGTTGGGTGTGGGAAGGATACGTACCTCCTCATCCGACCCCCGGTTCAGGAAATACCAGAAAAAGTTATCCACCAGTTTCCCGTTGGCACTCCCACGACCCATCCCTCAGTCCCGGGACCTGTGAAGGAGGCGGCTAATGAAGCAGAGAAGTGCCTTGCTATCGGTGCAAATAACGCCTGCGGAGTCATGGCCCGCAGGGCGATTCACGCTCTCTGCCAGGATAAGAAGGCTAAGGGAAAGGACCTGCCCAAGCAGCTAAAGTACCTCCATGACAACCAGGTGATAGCCCAAGACCTGCGGGAATGGGCCGATGATCTTCGGATACTGGGGCGTTCCGGTGCACACCCAGAGTGGCCCCAGGTGTCGCCTCAGGAGGCCAAGTACGCAGTCGAATTCCTAAGAGAGATCATCAGATACGTCTACATTAATCCAGCCGAGCGTGCTGCACA is part of the Candidatus Methylomirabilota bacterium genome and encodes:
- a CDS encoding DUF4145 domain-containing protein, whose amino-acid sequence is MEEEEVNKGDKRTFLCAGCGVLSLHIAHTVGEGPHEIVVIRGRPPGVKRPYGENVKLFHVVYKCVGCGKDTYLLIRPPVQEIPEKVIHQFPVGTPTTHPSVPGPVKEAANEAEKCLAIGANNACGVMARRAIHALCQDKKAKGKDLPKQLKYLHDNQVIAQDLREWADDLRILGRSGAHPEWPQVSPQEAKYAVEFLREIIRYVYINPAERAAQRVAEVKKKKKGER